Proteins encoded together in one Heliangelus exortis chromosome 13, bHelExo1.hap1, whole genome shotgun sequence window:
- the BCO1 gene encoding beta,beta-carotene 15,15'-dioxygenase, which produces MDTIFGRNKEEHPEPIKAEVRGQLPTWLQGILLRNGPGMHTIGDTKYNHWFDGLALLHSFTFKNGEVYYRSKYLRSDTYNCNIEANRIVVSEFGTMAYPDPCKNIFSKAFTYLSHTIPEFTDNCLINIMKTGDDFYATSETNFIRKINPQTLETLEKVDYNKYVAVNVATSHPHYDSAGNILNMGTSIVDKGKTKYILFKIPPSVPEAEKKKTCFKHMEVVCSIPSRSLLHPSYYHSFGITENYIIFIEQPFKLDIVKLATAYIRGVNWASCLSYHKEDKTWFHFVDKKTKKEVSTRFYTDAMVLFHHINAYEEDGHIVFDIIAYTDNSLYDMFYLKNLSEDFEETNRFTSVPTSKRFVVPLQYDKDAEVGSNLVTIPSTATAVKEKDGSIYCQPEILCQGIELPRINYGYNGKKYKYVYATGVQWSPVPTKIAKFNVHTKEMLHWGEDHCWPSEPVFVPSPDAKEEDDGIVLTCVVMSDPKQAPFLLVLDAKTFKELARATVDVELHMDLHGIFIPEKDLKTETE; this is translated from the exons GTCAGTTGCCCACTTGGTTGCAAGGGATACTGCTCCGAAATGGCCCGGGGATGCACACTATAGGGGACACCAAGTATAACCACTGGTTTGATGGCTTGGCTCTGCTGCATagctttacatttaaaaatg GTGAAGTTTACTACAGGAGTAAGTACCTCCGGAGTGACACCTACAACTGCAATATAGAAGCAAACCGTATCGTGGTGTCTGAGTTTGGAACCATGGCTTACCCAGATCcatgcaaaaatatattttccaa GGCATTCACCTATTTGTCTCACACCATTCCTGAGTTCACAGACAACTGCCTGATCAACATTATGAAAACTGGAGATGACTTTTATGCTACCAGTGAGACTAACTTCATCAGGAAAATTAATCCACAGACACTGGAGACACTGGAGAAG GTTGACTACAACAAATACGTAGCTGTGAATGTGGCAACTTCTCACCCCCACTATGACAGTGCTGGAAATATTCTCAACATGGGTACTTCAATAGTTGATAAAGGGAAGACAAAGTATATACTATTTAAGATTCCTCCCTCTGTGCCAG aagcagaaaagaagaaaacttgttTTAAGCATATGGAAGTGGTATGCTCCATCCCTTCTCGCTCTCTGCTCCACCCAAGCTACTACCACAGCTttggaatcacagaaaattacatTATCTTCATAGAGCAGCCATTCAAACTGGATATTGTCAAACTGGCAACTGCTTACATCCGAGGTGTGAACTGGGCTTCCTGCCTTTCTTATCATAAGGAAGATAAG ACTTGGTTTCACTTTGTAGACAAGAAGACTAAAAAGGAAGTATCCACCAGGTTTTATACAGATGCCATGGTGCTTTTCCACCATATAAATGCTTATGAAGAGGATGGCCACATTGTTTTTGATATTATTGCCTATACTGACAATAGTTTATATGACATGTTCTATTTAAAAAACCTCAGTGAAGACTTTGAGGAGACCAACAGGTTTACCTCTGTGCCAACCAGCAAACGATTTGTTGTTCCTCTGCAGTATGACAAG GATGCAGAAGTAGGTTCTAATTTAGTCACCATTCCATCTACTGCAACTGCTGTAAAAGAGAAAGATGGCAGCATCTATTGCCAGCCAGAAATACTATGCCAAG GGATAGAACTGCCTCGCATCAACTATGGCTACAATGGCAAGAAATACAAGTATGTCTATGCAACAGGAGTTCAGTGGAGTCCAGTTCCTACAAAG ATTGCTAAATTCAATGTCCACACAAAGGAAATGCTTCACTGGGGAGAAGACCACTGCTGGCCATCTGAGCCCGTTTTTGTTCCCAGCCCTGATGCAAAAGAAGAGGATGATG GCATTGTTCTGACCTGTGTGGTGATGTCTGATCCAAAGCAAGCACCCTTCCTACTTGTCTTGGAtgcaaaaacatttaaagaattGGCCCGAGCCACAGTAGATGTGGAACTGCATATGGACTTACATGGAATATTTATACCAGAAAAAGATTTGAAGACTGAGACTGAATAA